The genomic segment TGGCTGAGTGGCCGAAAGCGACGGTTTGCTAAACCGTTATACGGGTTAAACCGTATCGGGGGTTCGAATCCCCCCCTCTCCGCCAAATTTCACGAAATCCATGCCAAAACAGGGGTTTTTTCGTTTCCAGAGGGTGCGTGGTGCGAAGCAAGCGGGTGCAACGAGAGGAAAGAATTTGCCCGAAAGTGAACGGTTTTGGGCAAATATTTGGGCAAATCATTCACCCGCCGAGAAGGGGGCCTTCTACTTCACTCTGGCCTTTCTCGTCGGGGATCGCTTCGAAACAGGTGGCGGAGCGGATTTGATTGCCGGTTTACGGACTCTCGAAGAGCGCCGTTTGCGACGCTCCAAGAGATCATTACGAATCTTCGTGGTCTCGTCAGAAAAATGTTTCACAACTGCCTGAAGATCATCACCAATACCCCACTTACTTCCAATGATAGCTGCCACCTCCTCGTGTATTGGTGGATCCCATCGCCTTGCCTCCTCGTCCGTCAAACTCTTTCCCTCAAACGTTTTCTTCCTTAAATCCTTCAAGGCTGCGTCAACTCTGTAATCGAGTAGGCAGAATTTCTTCCCGCGGTAGGCACGTATAAAAAGAACTACGAGCCTGTTCAATACCTTTAAGAACTGCCATTGGACGCGTATCATCTCGCGGGATGGACCGCCACCCTCTATGGACGGATCTCGCAGATAGGCCTGAGTCGATTCAAACATTTGCTTAGAATATGGGGCACCCGCCAAATCCGTCGCCGGCTTGTTCACGTCGTCTTCCTTGAGCCAAATGAGGTCGACGCCCGTAAGACTAGAAATCAAATGTCCCAATCTGTCGCCAAGTTTGAGTTTTCCAAGTTCGATCGCTTGTATGGTGGGGACGGAACAGTCAAGCATCGAAGCCATTTCCTTTTGGGTCAGGCCAAGGAATGTCCGGAGCACGGCCAGCGTGTGACGTTGAGGTGATGGTCGCATCAGCGAAAACATACCATGTACGTTTTAAATATCTATGCTTTTAATGCGGACATGGACTAAAGATGAACGTCCGGTGAAAGGCCGGGTCAAATCGGAGCAGTGCGGAGCATGGTGCGCCGCGTCCGGTGCGGAAAGTGATCTCGATGAAATCTGGGATGAACGAGCTGGT from the Verrucomicrobiota bacterium genome contains:
- a CDS encoding helix-turn-helix transcriptional regulator, coding for MFSLMRPSPQRHTLAVLRTFLGLTQKEMASMLDCSVPTIQAIELGKLKLGDRLGHLISSLTGVDLIWLKEDDVNKPATDLAGAPYSKQMFESTQAYLRDPSIEGGGPSREMIRVQWQFLKVLNRLVVLFIRAYRGKKFCLLDYRVDAALKDLRKKTFEGKSLTDEEARRWDPPIHEEVAAIIGSKWGIGDDLQAVVKHFSDETTKIRNDLLERRKRRSSRVRKPAIKSAPPPVSKRSPTRKARVK